CTCGGCACCACGCGGGTTCGGTGAACCGAACCCGCTCGCCGCGCTGCTGAACGCCAACACCACCGCCGCCGTCCCGGTCGCTCGGCGGCCGCTGACCGACTACCAAGCCATCGCCGCTGCCGCGACCACCTTCGACAGGAGCTAGAAATCATGACCACCATCGGCAACCGCACCCGCATCACGCTGACCGCCCAGACCGTGGAAAAGATCGCCGAGCTGCTCGAGCGCTGCGACGAGTTCATCCGCCACGCCGACCCAGCCGTGCGCGCCGAACTGTGCACTCATCTCGGTCCACACGCGAGCGGCTACGACCTCAACCTGTTCATCGACGACCTCGGCTTCACCGCCGCGGAACTGCGCCACCAGCTCGCCACCGCCGCCGAGATCGCGGTCGAACACCAGCACGCCCGATCGACAGGACAGCCGCGATGAGTGAACTGGTCAGTGCCCGCATCCGCGACCACGCCGGCAAGCTCGGCCTCAATCACCTGATCGAAACCGTCGACCAGCTCACCACCCGCGCCGAGACCGAGCAGCTGAGCTACCTCGAGTTCCTCGACCAAGTCCTGGAAGAAGAACTCGGGCTGCGTGAGTCCCGCCGGTTCCGCAACGCCTTGAAGCTGTCCGGGCTGCCGCACCACAAGACCCTCGAACAGTTCGACTTCGCCTTCCAACCCGACCTCGACCCGCGCAAAATCAAAGACCTGGCCACCCTGGAGTTCATCGACCGGCGCAGCAACATCACCCTGCTCGGACCACCCGGCGTCGGCAAGACGATGATCGCCGTCGCGCTCGCCGTCGCCGCCTGCCAAGCCGGCTACTCGATCTACTTCACCAGCCTCGACGACCTGGTCCGCCGGCTCCGAGCCGCCGAGGCCACCGGCCGGTTCAACCGGCAACTGGCTGCCTACCTCCGACCCGCCGTCCTCGTCGTCGACGAGGTCGGCTACCTGCCGCTGGACCGCGCCGAAGCCAACATGGTCTTCCAACTCGTCTCCCGCCGCTACGAACGCGGCTCCATGATCATCACCAGCAACAAGAGCTTCGCCGAATGGGGCTCGGTCCTGGGAGACGACGTCCTCGCCACCGCCATCCTCGACCGGCTCCTGCACCACTGCGACGTCATCAGCATCAACGGCCCCAGCTACCGCCTCAAAGACCGACTCGCCCTGGTCACAGGAGGTGAAGCGATGACATGATCACACCGCGCCGACCTCAGGACGTGAGGTCGTACGCACCTCGCCAGATGAGGTCGTACGCCGACAGTGGTCGGCCGCCACGGACGCCTCGACCTACTCTGCCTCGACGAACTCGGCTACGTCCAGATCGATCCACGCGGCGCGGAGCTGCTATTCCAGATCATCACCGAACGCGAAGAGCGAGCCTCCATCGCGATCGCCACCAACCTGCCCTTCTCCGAGTGGGGCAGCGTGTTCCCCGATCCGAGGCTCGTCGCCGCTATCGTCGACCGCGTCACCTTCAACGCCCACATCCTCGAAACCGGCACCCAGTCCTACCGGCTGCGCACCAGCAAGAACGGCCGGCGCCGCGCGTCGAACCGCTGACCACGGCAGACCGAGGGTCAGGACAGCGCCATCATTTTCTGAA
This genomic stretch from Jatrophihabitans cynanchi harbors:
- the istB gene encoding IS21-like element helper ATPase IstB, giving the protein MSELVSARIRDHAGKLGLNHLIETVDQLTTRAETEQLSYLEFLDQVLEEELGLRESRRFRNALKLSGLPHHKTLEQFDFAFQPDLDPRKIKDLATLEFIDRRSNITLLGPPGVGKTMIAVALAVAACQAGYSIYFTSLDDLVRRLRAAEATGRFNRQLAAYLRPAVLVVDEVGYLPLDRAEANMVFQLVSRRYERGSMIITSNKSFAEWGSVLGDDVLATAILDRLLHHCDVISINGPSYRLKDRLALVTGGEAMT